A genomic stretch from Sphingobacterium sp. ML3W includes:
- a CDS encoding GntR family transcriptional regulator yields the protein MNMTNAIAQFLKTLEISDFSATPKYLQLANTIVDAVKNEILSKDDMLPSINELSTYLDISRDTVEKAYRYLKHQEIIASNPGKGYYINKIDVQSKLKIALFLNKLSTHKKIVYDSFARELGDYANLDLFVYNSDLSYLNTLLGSLTKTYDHYVLFPHFKEGRDKAPDVIRKIPTEKLMLLGKFIEDVPGEFPAVYENYEQDIYNALEEANESLSKYQMLKLVFPDHSDFPKAIIKGFYKFCQQYAFEHELVADLHREKVIKETCYINIIEDDLVKLLNKIIQKKLVIGTDVGVISYNETPLKKFILNGITTISTDFEMMGRLAAELIKNKSKDRVEVPFYLKLRPSI from the coding sequence AAATACGATTGTCGATGCGGTTAAAAATGAAATCTTGTCGAAAGATGATATGTTGCCTTCGATCAATGAACTGAGCACCTATCTAGACATATCCCGGGATACAGTCGAGAAAGCCTACCGTTATCTTAAACATCAGGAGATTATTGCCTCCAATCCTGGCAAGGGATATTACATCAATAAAATTGATGTGCAGTCAAAACTCAAAATTGCCCTTTTTTTAAATAAACTGAGCACACATAAAAAGATTGTTTATGACTCCTTTGCACGCGAACTGGGGGATTATGCCAATTTGGACCTCTTTGTCTACAACTCCGACCTGTCCTATTTGAATACCTTGCTGGGAAGTCTGACCAAAACATATGATCATTATGTGTTGTTCCCACATTTTAAAGAAGGACGGGATAAAGCGCCAGATGTTATCCGTAAGATTCCGACGGAGAAATTGATGTTATTGGGTAAGTTTATTGAAGATGTTCCGGGGGAGTTTCCTGCGGTCTATGAAAATTATGAACAGGATATCTATAATGCACTCGAGGAAGCAAATGAATCCTTGAGTAAATACCAAATGCTTAAGCTTGTCTTTCCAGACCATAGTGATTTTCCAAAAGCTATTATCAAGGGCTTTTACAAGTTTTGTCAGCAATACGCCTTTGAACACGAATTGGTCGCCGATCTGCATCGGGAGAAGGTGATCAAAGAGACCTGCTATATTAATATCATTGAAGACGATCTTGTCAAGTTATTGAACAAGATTATCCAAAAGAAATTAGTCATAGGTACTGATGTCGGCGTGATCTCTTATAATGAAACACCATTGAAGAAGTTTATCCTTAACGGTATTACCACAATATCGACCGACTTTGAGATGATGGGACGGTTGGCTGCGGAATTGATCAAAAATAAATCAAAGGACCGTGTGGAAGTTCCATTTTATTTGAAACTTCGACCATCGATCTAG
- a CDS encoding DUF4136 domain-containing protein produces the protein MKKILLFLVLCIALASCSSYQYNTTRVEKMDFTPFKTYAWLPPVDSLSKSYFDNDIAKTNILDAANTALEAKGLQYSKDNPDLLFRYITIVNNKSRLVYGGGGYYGWGGPWGWYRPWFSPYFYGGGYYPVAKERYRYGHLIIEAIDRKTNAVIWQARGSGDVDNPEKAINNISKVAKGVIDLFPVKTLKK, from the coding sequence ATGAAAAAGATTCTATTATTTTTGGTGCTCTGCATCGCGCTTGCATCATGTTCGTCTTATCAATATAATACCACTCGGGTAGAAAAGATGGATTTCACTCCTTTCAAAACGTATGCCTGGCTACCGCCAGTAGACTCGCTTTCGAAATCTTATTTTGACAATGACATTGCCAAAACTAACATTTTGGATGCTGCAAATACGGCTTTAGAGGCAAAGGGACTCCAATATTCAAAGGACAATCCTGATCTGTTATTCCGTTATATTACCATCGTCAATAACAAAAGCCGTTTGGTCTATGGCGGTGGCGGATATTATGGCTGGGGTGGTCCTTGGGGCTGGTACAGACCATGGTTCTCTCCTTACTTTTATGGTGGTGGATATTACCCTGTTGCAAAAGAACGTTATCGTTATGGTCACCTGATCATTGAGGCTATTGATCGCAAAACAAATGCGGTGATCTGGCAAGCACGCGGTTCGGGTGATGTGGACAATCCTGAAAAGGCGATCAACAACATCAGTAAAGTAGCGAAAGGTGTGATTGATTTGTTCCCCGTAAAAACATTAAAAAAATAA
- a CDS encoding NAD+ synthase — protein sequence MKIALAQLNYHIGNFEANTAEIIQAINQAKEASADLIIFSELAIGGYPAKDLLRSKVFKQQCNEAIHQIAAHCKEIACIIGAPVKNNDPEGKELYNTAVFIEQGAVRNIVKKGLLPDYDVFDEYRYFEPNKRFDCITLNGVKIALTVCEDLWDDDEGGNSYVGDPMAELRKENPDLLINIAASPFSYAHFDERLKVLSRQVKKSNRPLIYVNQVGAHMDIIFDGRSLALSADGKKVAELKRFDHDLQYVTYHQKNITSTTASIKDPVAEIALIHDALILGLRDYFRKSGFKRAILGLSGGLDSALVAALACEALGSDNVLSILMPSVYSSDHSIKDALDLVTNTGCKHHIVPIKDIASAYESTLAPLFEGLKPDTAEENIQARARAVILMAISNKFGHILLNTSNKSEAAVGYGTLYGDMAGSISVIGDVYKSKAYDLARYINREREIIPVNTIEKAPSAELRPDQKDSDSLPEYDLLDKVLFELIENEKSGSEVVAMGFEKALVERVSKLVNNAEFKRFQAPPILRVSPKAFGAGRQIPLVAKYSY from the coding sequence ATGAAAATAGCTTTAGCACAATTGAATTACCATATCGGTAATTTTGAAGCAAATACAGCGGAAATAATTCAAGCAATTAACCAAGCCAAAGAAGCATCGGCAGACCTTATCATCTTTTCAGAGCTTGCCATCGGCGGCTATCCCGCAAAAGATCTATTGCGAAGTAAAGTATTTAAGCAACAGTGCAATGAGGCTATCCACCAGATTGCCGCTCATTGTAAGGAAATCGCCTGTATTATTGGAGCTCCGGTCAAAAACAATGATCCCGAAGGAAAAGAGCTTTACAATACCGCAGTATTTATCGAACAGGGTGCTGTTCGAAACATCGTAAAAAAAGGCCTGCTACCCGATTATGATGTATTTGATGAATACCGCTACTTTGAACCCAACAAGCGTTTCGACTGCATCACATTGAATGGTGTAAAAATTGCCCTGACAGTTTGTGAGGATCTCTGGGATGACGATGAGGGTGGCAACTCCTATGTGGGAGATCCTATGGCCGAACTCCGAAAAGAGAATCCTGATCTTTTGATCAATATTGCTGCTTCACCATTTTCCTACGCACACTTTGACGAACGCCTCAAGGTTCTTTCTCGGCAGGTCAAAAAATCCAACCGTCCACTAATCTATGTGAACCAGGTGGGGGCACATATGGATATTATCTTTGATGGTAGATCACTTGCACTTAGTGCTGACGGAAAAAAGGTTGCCGAATTAAAACGATTTGATCATGATCTGCAGTATGTCACTTATCATCAAAAAAATATTACCTCAACCACGGCATCCATCAAAGATCCTGTAGCTGAAATTGCACTGATCCATGATGCATTGATCCTAGGCTTGCGTGATTATTTCCGAAAATCAGGCTTCAAAAGAGCGATCCTCGGTTTATCTGGTGGATTGGACTCCGCTTTAGTCGCTGCGCTGGCCTGTGAAGCCCTCGGCTCGGACAATGTGCTCTCCATTTTAATGCCTTCCGTTTACTCCTCGGACCATTCGATCAAAGATGCCCTAGACCTGGTGACCAATACGGGCTGCAAACACCATATTGTACCCATAAAGGATATCGCTTCGGCTTACGAGAGCACTCTTGCTCCTCTTTTTGAAGGCTTAAAACCTGATACCGCAGAAGAAAATATACAAGCACGTGCACGTGCGGTTATCTTGATGGCCATATCAAATAAATTTGGTCATATCCTATTAAACACTTCAAATAAAAGCGAAGCTGCCGTTGGCTATGGCACCTTGTATGGCGACATGGCTGGCTCCATTTCGGTTATTGGTGATGTCTATAAATCCAAAGCCTACGACCTGGCACGTTATATCAATCGCGAGCGAGAGATTATACCCGTCAATACGATCGAAAAAGCTCCTTCTGCTGAATTACGACCTGATCAGAAAGACTCGGATTCACTACCAGAGTACGACCTGCTAGACAAGGTCTTATTTGAGTTGATTGAAAATGAAAAGAGCGGCTCCGAAGTTGTAGCAATGGGATTCGAAAAAGCGTTAGTAGAGAGAGTAAGTAAATTGGTTAATAATGCTGAATTTAAACGCTTTCAAGCACCGCCAATTCTCCGGGTCAGCCCAAAAGCTTTTGGCGCAGGAAGACAGATTCCATTGGTGGCAAAATATTCCTATTAA
- a CDS encoding FKBP-type peptidyl-prolyl cis-trans isomerase, with product MAFLLKTINNTMKKFLSPLFLGIAAIALFIVSCSKSEDTPVYDAEGQFKTDSILLKNYVDSKYPNAQYDSEKGIWYEILAEGTGNYQYKIVDTLNAKLFKVQPTVKYTGRLLNGSIFDQTETDKTASFEILTNTGYYYPFDSTIIPAWTFAFAPKKIGDMKLGGLTEKGLQKGSKIHIMVPSKWGYANRAMGKIPANSPLDFVIEVVDIK from the coding sequence ATGGCTTTCTTATTAAAAACCATCAATAACACTATGAAAAAATTCTTATCGCCATTATTCCTAGGAATCGCAGCTATTGCTTTATTTATTGTTAGCTGTAGTAAAAGCGAAGATACTCCTGTGTATGACGCAGAGGGGCAATTTAAAACAGATTCCATACTACTTAAAAATTATGTTGACAGCAAATATCCTAATGCACAGTACGATTCTGAAAAGGGAATTTGGTATGAAATTTTAGCCGAAGGCACAGGAAATTACCAATATAAAATCGTGGACACCTTAAATGCTAAACTCTTTAAAGTTCAGCCAACTGTAAAATATACTGGTAGACTATTAAATGGCAGTATTTTCGACCAAACCGAAACCGATAAAACAGCTAGCTTTGAGATCCTCACCAATACCGGTTATTATTATCCTTTCGACAGCACGATTATACCCGCGTGGACATTCGCTTTTGCACCAAAGAAAATTGGTGATATGAAACTAGGGGGGCTGACCGAAAAAGGGCTTCAAAAGGGTTCTAAGATTCATATTATGGTTCCTTCTAAATGGGGTTATGCAAACCGTGCAATGGGAAAAATACCAGCTAATTCTCCTTTAGATTTTGTTATTGAAGTCGTAGACATCAAATAG
- a CDS encoding thioredoxin family protein, with protein MKYFRKISILLISLLYPLFHFGQERINWVSFEQLDSLLAVEPRETLIFIHTDWCSYCRKMEREIFTKPDIVTVIDKSYYAVQLDAESVGEITFDQSIWKAKSDKKRTGQYHALALQLLSGKRMIFPSILRFNSEFRLKNIQQKYLNSKELNDFLE; from the coding sequence ATGAAATATTTTAGGAAAATAAGCATCCTGCTGATCAGCTTACTTTATCCGCTCTTCCATTTTGGGCAAGAGCGGATAAATTGGGTCAGCTTTGAGCAGCTCGACTCTTTGCTGGCGGTAGAGCCAAGGGAGACCCTAATTTTTATCCATACCGATTGGTGTAGCTATTGCCGAAAAATGGAACGGGAAATATTTACAAAGCCGGATATTGTTACAGTGATCGATAAAAGTTACTATGCGGTCCAACTGGATGCGGAATCTGTGGGGGAGATTACCTTTGATCAGAGCATTTGGAAAGCAAAATCCGACAAAAAAAGAACTGGACAGTATCATGCCCTGGCCTTACAGCTATTAAGTGGAAAACGAATGATTTTCCCGAGTATTCTTCGATTTAACAGTGAATTTCGCTTAAAAAATATACAACAAAAATACCTGAACTCAAAAGAGTTAAATGATTTTTTAGAATAA
- a CDS encoding TonB-dependent receptor, whose translation MLKQYTLLATLLAGTSSIYAQSPLEGYLFNKNREAIASGTLTIKNSKSATTSDADGHFKFNTVVTPKVTLNISAVGYRSLTKVVALDTLKSPLQIQLEEDNLNLDEVVVSATRYGVKRKDAPVVVNVIGPKLFNATQSVAMSETLNYQPGVRVENNCQNCGFSQVRLNGLEGPYSQILINSRAVFSSLNSVYGLDQIPTSMIDRIEVVRSGGSALFGANAIAGTINIITKDPVESDWQVKSTNSLIGGKSWDNTVDFNTSIVAEDLNTGATFYGMHRNRESYDVNGDGFSEITKLRNTTFGTKLFYKPSDLDKITVDFSTVNEFRRGGDQLNKAPHLTQITEQLQTSSIVGGITYDRYSEDFKHKISAYGSVQKTVRDSYYGGLGGATTLADSTLASNSYGKTNDIALVVGSQYTYNFEKDVFTAGVEFSYNDTQDEIPGYKRTIDQQNKGLGTYAQYEWKPFDTFKTLIGARYDYTYVDGKYSLAGINRSSDQRFGTFSPRLTILYDLTKDLQFRGGYARGFRAPQAFNEDMHVTSIGGNQVFVLIGENLKTEYSNAYTGSFSYNKNFGNVQTSFLVEGFYTDLNNQFVNIMASQKDGLIIQEMQNGEGARVYGSNIEINVAPSSWLSFQAGGTIQRSRYKKDQLIYEGKDDSHDIWTKQYVRTPNVYGYMNTNLKATKRFAVDLTGVYTGKMIVPHIQQDIMTLKNARDFVELNLRLGYTLPVHKDFSIEFFGGVQNMFNAFQKDFDKGALRDSDYIYGPTRPRTFTFGLRVGHFH comes from the coding sequence ATGCTAAAGCAATACACGTTACTGGCTACACTATTGGCCGGAACATCCTCAATATATGCACAGTCACCATTGGAGGGATATTTATTCAATAAAAACCGGGAAGCCATTGCTTCGGGGACATTGACTATAAAAAATAGCAAATCAGCCACTACATCGGATGCTGATGGACACTTTAAATTCAATACTGTCGTTACCCCAAAAGTAACGTTAAATATCTCCGCCGTGGGCTATCGTTCGCTGACGAAGGTAGTTGCTTTGGATACCTTAAAATCACCATTGCAGATCCAGCTTGAAGAAGATAACCTCAATCTCGATGAGGTAGTGGTCTCCGCAACCCGTTATGGCGTAAAACGTAAGGATGCACCTGTTGTAGTTAATGTCATCGGCCCCAAGCTATTTAACGCAACACAGTCTGTAGCGATGTCTGAGACGCTGAATTACCAACCCGGCGTCCGTGTGGAAAACAATTGTCAAAACTGTGGTTTTTCACAAGTTAGGCTCAATGGTCTCGAAGGTCCATACTCACAAATACTAATTAACAGCAGGGCCGTATTTTCATCGTTAAACAGCGTCTACGGATTGGATCAGATCCCCACCAGTATGATCGACAGGATCGAGGTCGTGCGTAGTGGCGGTTCGGCACTATTTGGAGCCAATGCCATTGCCGGAACCATCAATATCATTACAAAAGATCCTGTTGAGAGTGATTGGCAGGTAAAGTCCACCAATTCACTGATTGGTGGTAAAAGCTGGGACAACACCGTAGACTTCAATACATCCATTGTCGCAGAAGACTTAAATACCGGTGCAACATTTTATGGTATGCACCGCAATAGAGAATCCTATGACGTCAATGGGGACGGGTTTTCGGAGATCACCAAGCTTCGAAACACCACCTTTGGCACCAAATTATTTTACAAACCAAGCGACCTCGATAAAATTACAGTAGATTTTAGCACAGTCAATGAATTTCGTCGTGGCGGAGACCAACTCAACAAGGCCCCACACCTGACCCAGATTACCGAACAGTTGCAAACCAGTTCTATCGTTGGTGGAATTACCTATGACCGTTATTCCGAAGACTTTAAACACAAGATTTCGGCTTATGGTTCCGTCCAGAAAACTGTCCGTGATAGTTATTATGGTGGACTTGGTGGCGCGACAACGCTAGCAGACAGTACGCTAGCGTCCAATTCGTATGGAAAGACAAACGATATTGCACTGGTTGTAGGAAGTCAGTATACCTACAATTTTGAGAAAGATGTGTTTACTGCAGGTGTGGAGTTTTCCTATAATGATACCCAGGATGAAATCCCAGGCTATAAGCGGACAATTGATCAGCAGAATAAAGGATTGGGAACCTATGCCCAATACGAATGGAAACCCTTTGATACATTCAAAACCCTGATCGGTGCCCGATACGACTATACCTATGTCGATGGCAAATATAGTCTGGCTGGGATAAACCGCAGTTCGGATCAACGTTTCGGAACATTCAGCCCAAGGTTAACGATCCTATATGATCTGACAAAAGATCTACAGTTCAGAGGGGGTTACGCACGTGGATTCAGGGCCCCACAGGCATTTAACGAAGACATGCACGTGACTTCCATTGGTGGCAACCAGGTATTTGTCCTGATCGGTGAAAACTTGAAAACAGAATATTCCAATGCCTATACCGGGTCGTTTAGTTACAATAAGAATTTTGGAAATGTACAAACGAGTTTTCTAGTTGAAGGTTTCTACACAGACCTCAATAATCAGTTTGTCAATATCATGGCATCACAGAAGGATGGTTTGATTATTCAGGAGATGCAAAATGGCGAAGGTGCACGTGTATATGGCTCCAACATTGAAATCAATGTCGCCCCTTCATCGTGGTTATCGTTTCAAGCTGGCGGAACAATCCAACGTTCGCGTTATAAAAAAGACCAGCTAATCTATGAGGGTAAAGACGATTCGCACGACATCTGGACAAAGCAATATGTGCGTACTCCCAATGTTTACGGGTATATGAATACAAATCTGAAAGCGACGAAGCGATTCGCAGTAGACCTGACAGGAGTATATACAGGCAAAATGATTGTACCACATATCCAGCAAGATATCATGACGCTTAAAAATGCACGTGATTTTGTCGAATTGAATCTTCGTCTGGGCTATACATTACCTGTACACAAGGATTTTAGTATCGAATTTTTTGGTGGCGTACAGAATATGTTCAACGCCTTTCAAAAGGATTTCGACAAAGGTGCATTACGGGATTCGGACTACATCTATGGCCCTACTCGCCCACGAACATTTACCTTCGGTCTCCGGGTAGGACATTTTCATTAG
- the panD gene encoding aspartate 1-decarboxylase: MVIEVMKSKIHRVKVTQAELNYVGSITIDEDLMDAANIIANEKVQIVNNNNGARLETYVIPGQRGSGTICLNGAAARLVQVGDIVIIISYATMDFEEAKQFKPSLVFPDDNNHLIR; this comes from the coding sequence ATGGTAATAGAAGTAATGAAATCCAAGATTCACCGCGTGAAAGTCACACAGGCGGAATTGAATTACGTGGGTAGTATCACGATAGATGAAGATTTGATGGACGCTGCAAATATCATCGCTAACGAGAAAGTTCAAATCGTAAACAATAACAATGGGGCCCGTCTAGAAACCTATGTCATTCCAGGACAACGCGGATCGGGCACAATCTGTCTAAACGGAGCTGCAGCACGTCTAGTGCAGGTTGGCGATATTGTTATTATTATTTCATATGCAACAATGGATTTTGAGGAAGCAAAGCAGTTTAAACCGTCTTTAGTATTCCCGGATGATAACAATCATTTGATTAGATAG
- the panC gene encoding pantoate--beta-alanine ligase — MEIFKTKASLQAHLQKARSAGKKIALIPTMGALHEGHLSLLKYAKPISDIRVCSIFVNPTQFNDPKDLEKYPRPIENDIKLLESVDCDILFMPSVEEMYPNKDEHWHIDLGELDQIWEGEKRPGHFQGVTQVVYKLFTLVQPDIACFGQKDFQQVMVIKRMIELKDLPIQLAICPIIRDQDGLALSSRNMRLSEDGKTKALALSRSLQYVKDHISDNASLQEIKNNALAILTDTAGVTVEYFAICESSSLQEVQQIDPSKQHVALVTAWVEGVRLIDNMILA, encoded by the coding sequence GTGGAAATTTTCAAAACGAAAGCATCCCTCCAAGCACATCTCCAAAAAGCACGCTCGGCAGGTAAAAAGATAGCCTTGATCCCCACCATGGGAGCACTTCATGAAGGACATTTATCGTTATTAAAATATGCGAAACCCATCAGTGATATTCGTGTTTGTAGCATTTTTGTCAATCCTACACAGTTTAACGATCCCAAAGACCTAGAAAAATATCCGCGTCCAATTGAAAATGATATCAAGCTATTGGAATCTGTCGATTGTGACATTTTATTTATGCCAAGTGTAGAAGAAATGTATCCCAACAAGGATGAACATTGGCATATTGATCTTGGTGAATTGGATCAAATCTGGGAAGGTGAAAAACGTCCAGGTCATTTTCAGGGTGTAACACAGGTGGTCTATAAATTGTTCACCTTAGTACAACCCGATATCGCCTGTTTTGGGCAAAAAGACTTTCAGCAAGTGATGGTCATCAAACGCATGATCGAGCTCAAAGATCTTCCGATCCAATTGGCAATCTGCCCCATCATCAGGGATCAAGATGGCTTAGCCCTGAGTTCACGTAACATGCGCCTGAGCGAAGATGGAAAAACAAAAGCCCTGGCACTTTCCCGTTCTTTACAATATGTCAAAGATCATATTTCGGACAATGCCAGTTTACAAGAAATTAAGAATAATGCTTTAGCGATTTTGACGGATACAGCAGGAGTAACCGTCGAATATTTTGCAATCTGCGAAAGCAGCTCCTTACAAGAAGTCCAACAGATTGATCCAAGCAAGCAACATGTTGCACTTGTCACAGCATGGGTAGAAGGTGTCCGTCTTATTGATAATATGATATTAGCTTAA
- a CDS encoding glycogen/starch synthase encodes MAKTKILFITHEMSPFLELTKISEITRQLPQAMQEKGFEIRILMPRFGNINERRNRLHEVIRLSGLNIVVDNNDNPLIIKVASLPAARMQVYFLDNEDYFQRKKVFSDEHGEFFADNNERSVFFCKGALETVKKLGWSPDVVHCHGWFSALVPAYVKTTYKDDPTFKDAKVMYSLFNEEFKGTLGSKYAEMAPEGAFKAEDAQVYGDGSYEAIYKGALHFTDMVVVADENVNTEIVDFARSKDIQVFEPNGDQDYDAFGEVYDQFAPEEVEA; translated from the coding sequence ATGGCAAAAACGAAGATATTGTTTATTACTCACGAGATGTCGCCTTTCCTCGAATTAACCAAAATTTCTGAAATTACACGTCAACTGCCTCAAGCGATGCAAGAGAAGGGTTTTGAAATCCGTATCTTAATGCCTCGTTTTGGGAATATCAATGAGCGTAGAAATAGATTGCATGAGGTGATTCGTCTTTCAGGCTTGAACATTGTTGTGGATAATAATGATAATCCGCTAATTATTAAAGTAGCTTCACTGCCTGCAGCTCGGATGCAGGTGTATTTCTTGGATAACGAGGACTACTTTCAGCGTAAAAAAGTTTTTAGTGATGAGCATGGCGAATTCTTTGCAGACAATAATGAGCGTTCGGTGTTCTTCTGTAAAGGAGCGTTGGAAACTGTTAAGAAATTAGGCTGGTCGCCCGATGTAGTACACTGTCATGGCTGGTTCTCTGCTTTGGTGCCTGCTTACGTGAAAACAACGTATAAGGATGATCCTACATTTAAGGATGCAAAAGTGATGTATTCTTTGTTTAACGAAGAATTTAAAGGTACATTGGGTTCAAAGTATGCTGAAATGGCGCCAGAAGGTGCTTTTAAAGCTGAAGATGCGCAAGTGTATGGCGATGGTAGCTATGAGGCAATCTATAAAGGTGCATTGCATTTTACGGATATGGTTGTCGTAGCTGATGAAAATGTCAATACTGAGATTGTTGATTTCGCTAGATCCAAAGATATTCAGGTTTTTGAACCTAACGGTGATCAGGACTATGATGCTTTTGGCGAGGTGTATGATCAGTTTGCGCCTGAAGAAGTGGAAGCATAG
- the ispF gene encoding 2-C-methyl-D-erythritol 2,4-cyclodiphosphate synthase, with translation MKIKVGFGFDVHQIKEGHPFIVGGVQLEHHAGAFGHSDADVLVHAICDAILGAANLEDIGYHFPNTDMRWKGISSLLLLKECMGLIQAKGYQLGNIDAMLCLEAPKIKPYIPQMKIKLAEVTGLDIDDISIKATTNETMGFIGRQEGVVAYAVCLIERV, from the coding sequence ATGAAGATTAAGGTAGGATTTGGGTTTGATGTTCATCAGATAAAAGAAGGACACCCATTTATTGTTGGTGGTGTGCAGTTGGAACATCATGCCGGAGCTTTTGGCCATTCAGATGCCGATGTCTTGGTGCATGCTATCTGTGACGCTATTTTGGGCGCAGCAAACTTAGAGGATATCGGGTACCATTTTCCCAATACAGATATGCGTTGGAAAGGGATTAGTAGCTTGCTGTTGTTGAAAGAGTGTATGGGTTTGATTCAGGCCAAAGGATACCAGCTCGGTAATATTGATGCCATGCTTTGCCTTGAAGCTCCCAAGATCAAACCTTATATTCCTCAAATGAAGATCAAATTAGCTGAAGTGACCGGTCTAGATATAGATGATATTTCTATTAAGGCAACGACCAACGAGACAATGGGTTTCATTGGTCGGCAAGAGGGGGTTGTCGCCTATGCTGTCTGTTTAATTGAACGGGTTTAA